In the Theobroma cacao cultivar B97-61/B2 chromosome 1, Criollo_cocoa_genome_V2, whole genome shotgun sequence genome, one interval contains:
- the LOC18611988 gene encoding uncharacterized protein LOC18611988 isoform X1: protein MENGHDGKLAEKLSGLALNDKDNKEPSNDDSLFQVMKAVEAAEATIKQQAEENSRLRSELQKKIEQLEQYRVESGSNPNASANGATNSSLNGTLNTLPAAVAASVNNAGAAPSHFSSPSTATSFSPTRYQLEGEYDSRLPQGLMPMPQGNSSNSLWKQDVALKVREHEEEILQLRKQLAEFSVKEAQIRNEKYVLEKRIAYMRLAFDQQQQDLVDAASKALSYRQDIIEENIRLTYQLQAAQQERTTFVSSLLPLLAEYSLHPPVPDAQSIVSNVKVLFKHLQEKLIITESKLKESQYQLAPWRMDVNHSNFAPQSPSHSLGATLRTSSKNALELVPQQAYSQGKTQVTSDAQTDSNWDLPDQHQGGLGGGIASKNLEPDDLGRYSPIASRTSTANEIPTQLAVSRGDMHTMQYGEETINKQVTFRDPVSNSEMDDPDTEGHQIERETPSNWGSGNSPYATTLDDPSSSYPPYLPPVLEEPSSSFSEAAEDDPLPAIEGLQISGEAYPGRELQACGYSINGTTSCNFEWVRHKEDGSVNYIDGAKQPNYLVTADDVDTYLAIEVQPLDNRKRKGELVKVFANEHKKITCDSEMQSHLEKNLYSGHASYKVSFSTGYLDIWEPAMLAIKREGYSIKCGAPNGLVVTEKFSPTTQVKVTFGEPTEFLIIGPNGVQHLLRVDSNSTDISCSRDLIVLTLRLFIIRLLQAGERRKGKKRGLFFNK from the exons ATGGAGAACGGTCACGATGGGAAATTGGCTGAAAAATTATCGGGATTGGCCCTCAACGACAAGGACAACAAAGAACCCTCCAACGACGATAGCTTGTTTCAGGTCATGAAAGCTGTTGAGGCCGCTGAAGCCACCATTAAACAACAg GCGGAAGAGAACAGTCGATTGAGGTCCGAACTGCAGAAGAAAATTGAGCAACTCGAACAATAT AGAGTGGAAAGTGGCAGTAATCCAAATGCTTCTGCTAACGGAGCTACCAATTCCAGTTTAAATGGCACTTTGAATACACTTCCTGCTGCTGTTGCTGCTTCTGTCAATAACGCTGGCGCTGCTCCTTCTCATTTCTCTTCGCCGTCCACAGCTACCTCTTTTTCACCTACCAG GTATCAATTAGAAGGAGAATATGATTCTCGATTGCCACAGGGTCTCATGCCAATGCCTCAAGGAAATAGTTCGAATTCTCTATGGAAACAG GATGTTGCCCTCAAGGTTCGGGAACATGAAGAAGAGATTTTGCAGTTGCGCAAACAGCTTGCTGAATTTTCTGTCAAG GAAGCACAAATTCGCAACGAAAAATATGTTCTTGAAAAGCGCATTGCCTATATGCGTCTG GCTTTTGATCAACAACAACAGGACCTTGTTGATGCTGCATCAAAAGCTCTCTCTTATAGGCAAGACATAATTGAGGAAAATATTCGTCTCACATATCAATTACAG GCTGCTCAGCAAGAACGAACAACTTTTGTGTCATCTTTGCTTCCTCTTCTGGCAGAGTATTCCCTGCACCCACCGGTACCTGATGCTCAGTCCATTGTAAGCAATGTCAAG GTTCTATTTAAACATCTGCAGGAGAAGCTTATTATTACTGAG TCAAAGCTAAAGGAGTCACAGTATCAATTGGCACCTTGGCGGATGGATGTCaatcattccaattttgccccaCAGTCTCCATCTCATTCCCTTGGTGCAACATTGAGAACTTCA AGCAAAAATGCCCTAGAATTGGTGCCTCAGCAGGCATATTCTCAGGGAAAGACGCAGGTAACTTCTGATGCTCAAACAGACTCCAATTGGGATCTTCCGGATCAGCACCAAGGTGGTTTGGGTGGTGGTATTGCTTCAAAAAATTTGGAACCCGATGATTTGGGGAGGTATTCACCTATAGCAAGCAG GACTTCTACTGCCAATGAGATACCAACACAGCTTGCAGTTTCTCGTGGTGACATGCATACTATGCAATATGGTGAAGAAACTATTAATAAACAAGTTACATTTCGTGACCCTGTCAGCAATAGTGAGATGGATGATCCTGATACTGAGGGACACCAGATTGAAAGAGAAACTCCCTCCAATTGGGGTTCAGGAAACTCTCCTTATGCAACTACACTTGATGATCCCAGTTCCTCGTATCCTCCTTATCTGCCACCAGTTCTTGAAGAGCCCTCATCTTCTTTTTCTGAGG CTGCAGAGGATGACCCCCTGCCAGCTATAGAGGGCCTCCAAATTTCAGGTGAAGCTTATCCAGGAAGGGAACTCCAGGCATGTGGATATTCTATTAATGGAACTACCAGCTGTAACTTCGAG TGGGTGCGCCACAAGGAAGATGGATCTGTTAATTATATTGATG GAGCAAAGCAACCAAACTATCTTGTTACTGCTGATGATGTTGATACATACCTTGCTATTGAAGTCCAGCCTCTAGATAACAGAAAACGCAAG GGAGAGCTGGTGAAGGTATTTGCCAATGAGCACAAGAAGATTACATGTG ATTCGGAGATGCAAAGCCATCTAGAGAAGAATCTTTATAGTGGTCATGCTTCATACAAAGTTTCATTCTCG ACAGGATATCTTGATATATGGGAACCAGCTATGTTGGCCATTAAGAGGGAAGGTTACAGTATCAAGTGTGGTGCACCCAATGGTCTTGTAGTCACTGAAAAGTTCTCTCCAACCACACAG GTTAAAGTAACATTCGGAGAGCCTAcagaatttttaattattggaCCAAATGGTGTTCAGCATTTATTACGAGTAGACAGCAACTCCACAGATATTAGCTG TTCAAGAGATTTAATTGTGCTCACCTTGAGATTATTCATCATACGG CTATTGCAGGCTGGTGAGAGGAGGAAAGGGAAGAAGAGAGGTTTATTCTTTAACAAGTAA
- the LOC18611988 gene encoding uncharacterized protein LOC18611988 isoform X3 translates to MENGHDGKLAEKLSGLALNDKDNKEPSNDDSLFQVMKAVEAAEATIKQQAEENSRLRSELQKKIEQLEQYRVESGSNPNASANGATNSSLNGTLNTLPAAVAASVNNAGAAPSHFSSPSTATSFSPTRYQLEGEYDSRLPQGLMPMPQGNSSNSLWKQDVALKVREHEEEILQLRKQLAEFSVKEAQIRNEKYVLEKRIAYMRLAFDQQQQDLVDAASKALSYRQDIIEENIRLTYQLQAAQQERTTFVSSLLPLLAEYSLHPPVPDAQSIVSNVKVLFKHLQEKLIITESKLKESQYQLAPWRMDVNHSNFAPQSPSHSLGATLRTSSKNALELVPQQAYSQGKTQVTSDAQTDSNWDLPDQHQGGLGGGIASKNLEPDDLGRYSPIASRTSTANEIPTQLAVSRGDMHTMQYGEETINKQVTFRDPVSNSEMDDPDTEGHQIERETPSNWGSGNSPYATTLDDPSSSYPPYLPPVLEEPSSSFSEAAEDDPLPAIEGLQISGEAYPGRELQACGYSINGTTSCNFEWVRHKEDGSVNYIDGAKQPNYLVTADDVDTYLAIEVQPLDNRKRKGELVKVFANEHKKITCDSEMQSHLEKNLYSGHASYKVSFSTGYLDIWEPAMLAIKREGYSIKCGAPNGLVVTEKFSPTTQVKVTFGEPTEFLIIGPNGVQHLLRVDSNSTDISWLKGGGEEDHSGRR, encoded by the exons ATGGAGAACGGTCACGATGGGAAATTGGCTGAAAAATTATCGGGATTGGCCCTCAACGACAAGGACAACAAAGAACCCTCCAACGACGATAGCTTGTTTCAGGTCATGAAAGCTGTTGAGGCCGCTGAAGCCACCATTAAACAACAg GCGGAAGAGAACAGTCGATTGAGGTCCGAACTGCAGAAGAAAATTGAGCAACTCGAACAATAT AGAGTGGAAAGTGGCAGTAATCCAAATGCTTCTGCTAACGGAGCTACCAATTCCAGTTTAAATGGCACTTTGAATACACTTCCTGCTGCTGTTGCTGCTTCTGTCAATAACGCTGGCGCTGCTCCTTCTCATTTCTCTTCGCCGTCCACAGCTACCTCTTTTTCACCTACCAG GTATCAATTAGAAGGAGAATATGATTCTCGATTGCCACAGGGTCTCATGCCAATGCCTCAAGGAAATAGTTCGAATTCTCTATGGAAACAG GATGTTGCCCTCAAGGTTCGGGAACATGAAGAAGAGATTTTGCAGTTGCGCAAACAGCTTGCTGAATTTTCTGTCAAG GAAGCACAAATTCGCAACGAAAAATATGTTCTTGAAAAGCGCATTGCCTATATGCGTCTG GCTTTTGATCAACAACAACAGGACCTTGTTGATGCTGCATCAAAAGCTCTCTCTTATAGGCAAGACATAATTGAGGAAAATATTCGTCTCACATATCAATTACAG GCTGCTCAGCAAGAACGAACAACTTTTGTGTCATCTTTGCTTCCTCTTCTGGCAGAGTATTCCCTGCACCCACCGGTACCTGATGCTCAGTCCATTGTAAGCAATGTCAAG GTTCTATTTAAACATCTGCAGGAGAAGCTTATTATTACTGAG TCAAAGCTAAAGGAGTCACAGTATCAATTGGCACCTTGGCGGATGGATGTCaatcattccaattttgccccaCAGTCTCCATCTCATTCCCTTGGTGCAACATTGAGAACTTCA AGCAAAAATGCCCTAGAATTGGTGCCTCAGCAGGCATATTCTCAGGGAAAGACGCAGGTAACTTCTGATGCTCAAACAGACTCCAATTGGGATCTTCCGGATCAGCACCAAGGTGGTTTGGGTGGTGGTATTGCTTCAAAAAATTTGGAACCCGATGATTTGGGGAGGTATTCACCTATAGCAAGCAG GACTTCTACTGCCAATGAGATACCAACACAGCTTGCAGTTTCTCGTGGTGACATGCATACTATGCAATATGGTGAAGAAACTATTAATAAACAAGTTACATTTCGTGACCCTGTCAGCAATAGTGAGATGGATGATCCTGATACTGAGGGACACCAGATTGAAAGAGAAACTCCCTCCAATTGGGGTTCAGGAAACTCTCCTTATGCAACTACACTTGATGATCCCAGTTCCTCGTATCCTCCTTATCTGCCACCAGTTCTTGAAGAGCCCTCATCTTCTTTTTCTGAGG CTGCAGAGGATGACCCCCTGCCAGCTATAGAGGGCCTCCAAATTTCAGGTGAAGCTTATCCAGGAAGGGAACTCCAGGCATGTGGATATTCTATTAATGGAACTACCAGCTGTAACTTCGAG TGGGTGCGCCACAAGGAAGATGGATCTGTTAATTATATTGATG GAGCAAAGCAACCAAACTATCTTGTTACTGCTGATGATGTTGATACATACCTTGCTATTGAAGTCCAGCCTCTAGATAACAGAAAACGCAAG GGAGAGCTGGTGAAGGTATTTGCCAATGAGCACAAGAAGATTACATGTG ATTCGGAGATGCAAAGCCATCTAGAGAAGAATCTTTATAGTGGTCATGCTTCATACAAAGTTTCATTCTCG ACAGGATATCTTGATATATGGGAACCAGCTATGTTGGCCATTAAGAGGGAAGGTTACAGTATCAAGTGTGGTGCACCCAATGGTCTTGTAGTCACTGAAAAGTTCTCTCCAACCACACAG GTTAAAGTAACATTCGGAGAGCCTAcagaatttttaattattggaCCAAATGGTGTTCAGCATTTATTACGAGTAGACAGCAACTCCACAGATATTAGCTG GTTGAAAGGGGGAGGGGAGGAAGATCATAGTGGAAGAAGGTGA
- the LOC108661190 gene encoding G-type lectin S-receptor-like serine/threonine-protein kinase At1g11300: MPLRNTMLVLALREVILLLSCDPALLKKTTSSCALSSKMSMGTQPRKGWLKLEGAFLFTIPYKVKQNHKEDATQNSLHNLFNNNNMVAVVLGRECFCFRRTIQSAEFRMQPIQRHQLLRIQQQSELNLSATERAADEQRQQIFCDSSKGSTFPQLTAWLALKLLYPESVIALPMVPMSSTMAVSSGERRGSLNWKQRYDIILGTARGLTFLHEEFYVCIIHRDIKSSSILLDDDFQHKIADFGLARLLPEDRSHLSTKFAGTLGYTSPEYAIHGQLSEKADIYSYGIVVLEIIISGQRSHETNAEPDAEFLLKKDAANTTSPTSENSAAI, from the exons ATGCCATTAAGAAACACAATGCTAGTTCTTGCACTTAGGGAAGTCATTCTTCTGCTTTCTTGTGATCCTGCTCTTTTGAAGAAGACTACTTCCTCTTGCGCTCTATCAAGCAAGATGTCAATGGGGACGCAGCCCAGAAAAG GCTGGCTCAAGCTTGAGGGAGCATTCTTGTTCACAATTCCTTACAAAGTGAAGCAAAATCATAAAGAAGATGCAACCCAAAACAGCCTGCATAACTTgtttaataacaataatatgGTGGCAGTTGTTCTTGGAAGAGAGTGCTTCTGCTTCAGAAGGACAATTCAATCTGCTGAATTCAGGATGCAACCAATACAACGTCACCAACTTCTGAGAATTCAGCAGCAATCTGAACTCAACCTTTCTGCAACTGAGAGAGCTGCTGATGAACAGCGACAGCAAATATTTTGCGACAGCTCAAAAG GAAGTACCTTTCCTCAGCTGACTGCTTGGCTTGCTTTGAAGCTGCTCTATCCCGAATCCGTCATTGCTCTTCCAATGGTGCCAATGTCATCTACGATGGCTGTTTCCTCAG GTGAAAGACGAGGCTCGCTGAATTGGAAACAGAGATATGATATTATTCTAGGCACTGCTAGAGGCCTTACGTTTCTGCACGAAGAATTTTACGTATGCATCATCCATCGTGATATAAAGTCTAGCAGTATCCTTCtggatgatgatttccaaCACAAAATAGCTGATTTTGGGTTAGCAAGACTTTTACCAGAGGATAGGAGTCATTTGAGCACCAAATTTGCTGGAACACT GGGATACACATCACCAGAGTATGCCATCCATGGACAACTATCAGAAAAGGCTGATATCTATAGCTATGGAATTGTTGTCCTTGAAATTATTATAAGTGGTCAAAGGAGTCATGAGACCAACGCCGAACCTGATGCTGAGTTTCTCCTCAAAAAG GATGCAGCCAATACAACGTCACCAACTTCCGAGAATTCAGCAGCAATCTGA
- the LOC18611988 gene encoding uncharacterized protein LOC18611988 isoform X2, with protein MENGHDGKLAEKLSGLALNDKDNKEPSNDDSLFQVMKAVEAAEATIKQQAEENSRLRSELQKKIEQLEQYRVESGSNPNASANGATNSSLNGTLNTLPAAVAASVNNAGAAPSHFSSPSTATSFSPTRYQLEGEYDSRLPQGLMPMPQGNSSNSLWKQDVALKVREHEEEILQLRKQLAEFSVKEAQIRNEKYVLEKRIAYMRLAFDQQQQDLVDAASKALSYRQDIIEENIRLTYQLQAAQQERTTFVSSLLPLLAEYSLHPPVPDAQSIVSNVKVLFKHLQEKLIITESKLKESQYQLAPWRMDVNHSNFAPQSPSHSLGATLRTSSKNALELVPQQAYSQGKTQVTSDAQTDSNWDLPDQHQGGLGGGIASKNLEPDDLGRYSPIASRTSTANEIPTQLAVSRGDMHTMQYGEETINKQVTFRDPVSNSEMDDPDTEGHQIERETPSNWGSGNSPYATTLDDPSSSYPPYLPPVLEEPSSSFSEAAEDDPLPAIEGLQISGEAYPGRELQACGYSINGTTSCNFEWVRHKEDGSVNYIDGAKQPNYLVTADDVDTYLAIEVQPLDNRKRKGELVKVFANEHKKITCDSEMQSHLEKNLYSGHASYKVSFSTGYLDIWEPAMLAIKREGYSIKCGAPNGLVVTEKFSPTTQVKVTFGEPTEFLIIGPNGVQHLLRVDSNSTDISCSRDLIVLTLRLFIIRAGERRKGKKRGLFFNK; from the exons ATGGAGAACGGTCACGATGGGAAATTGGCTGAAAAATTATCGGGATTGGCCCTCAACGACAAGGACAACAAAGAACCCTCCAACGACGATAGCTTGTTTCAGGTCATGAAAGCTGTTGAGGCCGCTGAAGCCACCATTAAACAACAg GCGGAAGAGAACAGTCGATTGAGGTCCGAACTGCAGAAGAAAATTGAGCAACTCGAACAATAT AGAGTGGAAAGTGGCAGTAATCCAAATGCTTCTGCTAACGGAGCTACCAATTCCAGTTTAAATGGCACTTTGAATACACTTCCTGCTGCTGTTGCTGCTTCTGTCAATAACGCTGGCGCTGCTCCTTCTCATTTCTCTTCGCCGTCCACAGCTACCTCTTTTTCACCTACCAG GTATCAATTAGAAGGAGAATATGATTCTCGATTGCCACAGGGTCTCATGCCAATGCCTCAAGGAAATAGTTCGAATTCTCTATGGAAACAG GATGTTGCCCTCAAGGTTCGGGAACATGAAGAAGAGATTTTGCAGTTGCGCAAACAGCTTGCTGAATTTTCTGTCAAG GAAGCACAAATTCGCAACGAAAAATATGTTCTTGAAAAGCGCATTGCCTATATGCGTCTG GCTTTTGATCAACAACAACAGGACCTTGTTGATGCTGCATCAAAAGCTCTCTCTTATAGGCAAGACATAATTGAGGAAAATATTCGTCTCACATATCAATTACAG GCTGCTCAGCAAGAACGAACAACTTTTGTGTCATCTTTGCTTCCTCTTCTGGCAGAGTATTCCCTGCACCCACCGGTACCTGATGCTCAGTCCATTGTAAGCAATGTCAAG GTTCTATTTAAACATCTGCAGGAGAAGCTTATTATTACTGAG TCAAAGCTAAAGGAGTCACAGTATCAATTGGCACCTTGGCGGATGGATGTCaatcattccaattttgccccaCAGTCTCCATCTCATTCCCTTGGTGCAACATTGAGAACTTCA AGCAAAAATGCCCTAGAATTGGTGCCTCAGCAGGCATATTCTCAGGGAAAGACGCAGGTAACTTCTGATGCTCAAACAGACTCCAATTGGGATCTTCCGGATCAGCACCAAGGTGGTTTGGGTGGTGGTATTGCTTCAAAAAATTTGGAACCCGATGATTTGGGGAGGTATTCACCTATAGCAAGCAG GACTTCTACTGCCAATGAGATACCAACACAGCTTGCAGTTTCTCGTGGTGACATGCATACTATGCAATATGGTGAAGAAACTATTAATAAACAAGTTACATTTCGTGACCCTGTCAGCAATAGTGAGATGGATGATCCTGATACTGAGGGACACCAGATTGAAAGAGAAACTCCCTCCAATTGGGGTTCAGGAAACTCTCCTTATGCAACTACACTTGATGATCCCAGTTCCTCGTATCCTCCTTATCTGCCACCAGTTCTTGAAGAGCCCTCATCTTCTTTTTCTGAGG CTGCAGAGGATGACCCCCTGCCAGCTATAGAGGGCCTCCAAATTTCAGGTGAAGCTTATCCAGGAAGGGAACTCCAGGCATGTGGATATTCTATTAATGGAACTACCAGCTGTAACTTCGAG TGGGTGCGCCACAAGGAAGATGGATCTGTTAATTATATTGATG GAGCAAAGCAACCAAACTATCTTGTTACTGCTGATGATGTTGATACATACCTTGCTATTGAAGTCCAGCCTCTAGATAACAGAAAACGCAAG GGAGAGCTGGTGAAGGTATTTGCCAATGAGCACAAGAAGATTACATGTG ATTCGGAGATGCAAAGCCATCTAGAGAAGAATCTTTATAGTGGTCATGCTTCATACAAAGTTTCATTCTCG ACAGGATATCTTGATATATGGGAACCAGCTATGTTGGCCATTAAGAGGGAAGGTTACAGTATCAAGTGTGGTGCACCCAATGGTCTTGTAGTCACTGAAAAGTTCTCTCCAACCACACAG GTTAAAGTAACATTCGGAGAGCCTAcagaatttttaattattggaCCAAATGGTGTTCAGCATTTATTACGAGTAGACAGCAACTCCACAGATATTAGCTG TTCAAGAGATTTAATTGTGCTCACCTTGAGATTATTCATCATACGG GCTGGTGAGAGGAGGAAAGGGAAGAAGAGAGGTTTATTCTTTAACAAGTAA